From the Micromonospora lupini genome, one window contains:
- a CDS encoding PQQ-dependent sugar dehydrogenase, giving the protein MRNLARVRPRRLLPALAVAVLLAVTVGVPASAAGPSTVVGAASGRCLDVVGNSRTPGAGINIYDCVGQANQAWTFTTAGELRVYDATMCLDVVGQDTSAPAALQIYGCTGGANQRWRINTDGSIVGVQSGLCLDVTGGGTANGTTVGLWTCNGQANQRWTSSLGSTDSQPPTPPGNPRVSGLTCNSVTFAWNASTDNVAVAFYDIYHDGQLMTSVSGSTLSAGLTVVPGASWGLYVNARDAAGNVSQASSTVTITPPQCQADTVPPSTPTQLTGTASGTTVTLSWAASSDNVGVRAYDVYRGGVKIGAVTGAPPATTFTDSGLAANTTYQYQVVARDGQDNASSRSGTVAVSTGASCANPVCTVRQVTTDTDIPWGLVTLPDGTVLYNRRDAHDIIHLNPTTGAKTTVGTVPNVQSTDGEGGLLGLAISSSFASDRWLYIMHTSPSDNRIVRIKMENDRLTTSGEQVLLSGIRRNKFHDGGRLRFGPDGKLYASTGDAQNGAYAQDRSTLEGKILRLNPDGSVPSDNPFGNYVWSYGHRNPQGLAFDSQGRLWEQEFGNSIMDETNLITRGGNYGWPACEGTSGTCGTAGYIAPARTYPTAEGSCSGIAIVRDALYVACARGTRMYRAVISGSSLTNVQTYFSGTYGRLRTVEPAPDGGLWLTTTTTGDKDSTPNNSNERVLHVTLGN; this is encoded by the coding sequence ATGCGAAACCTCGCCCGAGTCAGACCACGACGGCTGCTGCCGGCGCTTGCCGTGGCGGTGCTGCTGGCGGTGACGGTCGGCGTGCCGGCGTCGGCGGCGGGCCCGTCGACAGTCGTCGGTGCGGCGTCCGGCCGGTGCCTGGACGTGGTGGGCAACTCACGGACGCCCGGCGCCGGCATCAACATCTACGACTGCGTCGGCCAGGCCAACCAGGCGTGGACGTTCACCACTGCCGGCGAGCTGCGGGTGTACGACGCGACGATGTGCCTGGACGTGGTCGGCCAGGACACCAGCGCACCTGCCGCGCTGCAGATCTACGGCTGCACCGGCGGCGCCAACCAGCGCTGGCGGATCAACACCGACGGGAGCATCGTCGGTGTCCAGTCCGGCCTCTGCCTGGACGTGACCGGCGGAGGCACCGCCAACGGCACGACTGTCGGCCTCTGGACGTGCAACGGGCAGGCAAACCAGCGCTGGACGTCGTCGCTCGGCAGCACCGACAGCCAGCCGCCCACCCCGCCCGGCAATCCCCGGGTGAGCGGTTTGACCTGCAACTCGGTGACGTTCGCGTGGAACGCCTCGACGGACAACGTCGCGGTGGCGTTCTACGACATCTACCACGACGGTCAGCTCATGACCTCGGTGAGCGGCAGCACCCTGTCCGCAGGCCTCACGGTCGTTCCCGGAGCGAGTTGGGGCCTGTACGTCAACGCGCGTGACGCCGCCGGGAACGTGTCGCAGGCCAGCTCCACCGTGACGATCACGCCGCCGCAGTGCCAGGCCGACACCGTGCCGCCGAGCACTCCGACGCAGCTCACGGGCACCGCGTCGGGGACGACTGTGACCCTGAGCTGGGCCGCGTCCAGCGACAACGTCGGAGTCCGGGCGTACGACGTCTACCGCGGTGGCGTGAAGATCGGCGCCGTCACGGGCGCCCCGCCGGCCACCACCTTCACCGACAGCGGCCTGGCGGCGAACACCACGTACCAGTACCAGGTGGTCGCCCGCGACGGGCAGGACAACGCCTCGTCGCGCAGCGGCACCGTCGCGGTGAGCACCGGCGCCAGCTGCGCCAACCCGGTGTGCACGGTGCGGCAGGTCACCACCGACACCGACATCCCGTGGGGTCTGGTGACGCTGCCGGACGGCACCGTCCTCTACAACCGCCGCGACGCGCACGACATCATCCACCTCAACCCCACCACCGGGGCGAAGACCACAGTGGGCACCGTGCCGAACGTGCAGAGCACCGACGGTGAGGGTGGCCTGCTTGGTCTCGCGATCTCGTCGAGCTTCGCCAGCGACAGGTGGCTCTACATCATGCACACCTCGCCCAGCGACAACCGGATCGTACGGATCAAGATGGAGAACGACAGGCTCACCACCTCCGGCGAGCAGGTCCTGCTCAGCGGGATCCGGCGCAACAAGTTCCACGACGGCGGTCGCCTGCGTTTCGGCCCGGACGGCAAGCTGTACGCAAGCACCGGCGACGCGCAGAACGGCGCCTACGCCCAGGACCGCTCCACCCTCGAGGGCAAGATCCTGCGCCTCAACCCGGACGGCAGCGTCCCGTCGGACAACCCGTTCGGCAACTACGTGTGGAGCTACGGTCACCGCAACCCGCAGGGGCTCGCGTTCGACTCGCAGGGCCGCCTGTGGGAGCAGGAGTTCGGCAACTCGATCATGGATGAGACCAACCTGATCACGCGCGGCGGCAACTACGGCTGGCCGGCCTGCGAGGGCACCAGCGGCACCTGCGGCACCGCCGGCTACATCGCGCCGGCGCGCACCTACCCGACCGCCGAGGGCTCCTGCTCCGGCATCGCGATCGTGCGCGACGCGCTCTACGTCGCCTGCGCCCGTGGTACGCGGATGTACCGCGCCGTGATCAGCGGCAGCAGTCTGACGAACGTGCAGACGTACTTCAGCGGCACCTACGGCCGGCTGCGGACGGTCGAGCCGGCGCCCGACGGGGGACTGTGGCTCACCACGACCACCACCGGTGACAAGGACAGCACCCCGAACAACAGCAACGAACGCGTCCTGCACGTCACCCTCGGCAACTAG
- a CDS encoding polysaccharide deacetylase family protein gives MSTVSAGTLVRSRRLRAVLSILATAVATCGIVVVATATPSSAATCNGYVGLTFDDGPTGSTSALLSVLRANGVRATMFNIGQNAQNNRSAAQAQVAAGMWVGNHSWSHAHMTSMSQSQMQSDLSQTSSAIQSATGSRPQLFRPPYGETNSTLQSVASSLGMRQVIWDVDSQDWNGASVSQIVSNASRLQAGQVILMHDGIQNTRDAIGQIVANLTSRNLCPGMISPSTGRAVAPDGATSPPTGTTPPPTGTTPPPSGGSCTATATTTNVWGDRYNTSVTVSGASTWAVVVALTAPQKVSTIWNGSATWDSSGNVMTVRPNGSGNTFGFTTMFNGNSGARPQIRSCTAG, from the coding sequence ATGAGCACTGTCTCCGCTGGCACGCTCGTACGGTCGAGGCGACTCCGTGCGGTGCTGTCCATCCTCGCCACCGCCGTCGCGACGTGCGGCATCGTGGTCGTGGCCACCGCGACACCGTCGAGCGCCGCCACCTGCAACGGCTACGTCGGCCTCACCTTCGACGACGGTCCGACCGGCAGCACCAGCGCCCTGCTGAGCGTGCTGCGCGCCAACGGCGTACGGGCCACGATGTTCAACATCGGGCAGAACGCGCAGAACAACAGGTCGGCGGCGCAGGCACAGGTGGCCGCCGGCATGTGGGTCGGCAACCACAGCTGGAGCCACGCCCACATGACGTCGATGAGTCAGTCGCAGATGCAGTCCGACCTGTCCCAGACGAGTTCGGCGATCCAGTCGGCGACCGGCAGCCGGCCGCAGCTGTTCCGGCCGCCGTACGGCGAAACGAACTCGACCCTCCAGTCGGTCGCCTCGTCGCTCGGGATGCGGCAGGTGATCTGGGATGTCGACTCGCAGGACTGGAACGGCGCGAGCGTCAGCCAGATCGTGTCGAACGCCAGCCGTCTCCAAGCCGGCCAGGTCATCCTCATGCACGACGGGATCCAGAACACCCGGGACGCCATCGGCCAGATCGTGGCCAACCTGACCAGCCGCAACCTCTGCCCCGGCATGATCTCGCCGTCCACGGGTCGCGCGGTCGCACCCGATGGCGCGACCTCGCCACCCACCGGCACGACTCCACCGCCCACCGGCACGACCCCGCCGCCGTCCGGCGGCAGCTGCACCGCGACGGCGACGACGACGAACGTCTGGGGTGACCGGTACAACACCTCGGTCACCGTCAGCGGCGCCAGCACCTGGGCCGTGGTCGTCGCCCTCACCGCCCCGCAGAAGGTCTCCACCATCTGGAACGGCAGCGCCACCTGGGACAGCAGCGGCAACGTCATGACCGTACGTCCCAACGGCAGCGGCAACACGTTCGGCTTCACCACGATGTTCAACGGCAACAGCGGCGCTCGACCGCAGATCCGCTCCTGTACGGCCGGCTGA
- a CDS encoding copper resistance protein CopC translates to MRRLPQSVGRPVAGLLALVLATAVTLLASAQPAAAHGTLAMSTPESGATVREPLTSVALYFTEKVGANAYFTITAPNGVRVDNGWAYGEPKALTKPVREYFLVDGQFQPREYATGFPAVVSVAHLPAAGQYSVSYLSLASDGDAVRGTMTFRYTGRATTAPQGWQPPTQQPDPALIAAIDRHASSGQEPVASAAPAGSPATPQAAPAAPSDEGSGPGALVWIGGAVAVLAAVAGFVVWRRRTSPASGPPGRARASKAPAGRGGRVASSARKPVAGRSTATTGKSTATTGKSTATTGKSTATTGKSTATTGRSTATTGGSRAATGSGGRQRGAAVPAARGSGALAAARSSVAVEAAPRPAPSAQALATPEDASPAERSEPETQDTTAVRGSRLTNTHLALLVGGLVMALLAGFGLARIGAGGASPAGDARRPAAPAGVPAGSGEALSAGNGHDHAPGTGPHSHPGDVSAGETLATGTTVSAGGYTLQPLERTQPPGVRADYRFRIVGTDRQPATRFAVVHEKPLHLIVVGRDLGGYQHLHPTMAPDGTWSVPLTLARPGGYRVFADFSVAAPDGRQVPLVLGVDHHVPGAYAPAALPPAQAQATAGPFTVSMTGTPTAGVTAPVRFQLTRTDAAGPAQPQRYLGAYGHLVVVREGDLGYVHVHPEQDLVDGAVAFWLTVPSSGRYRAFFDFQVDGKVHTAEYTINLP, encoded by the coding sequence ATGCGTCGTCTCCCTCAGAGCGTCGGCCGGCCGGTTGCGGGCCTGCTCGCGCTCGTCCTCGCCACGGCGGTCACCCTCCTCGCGTCCGCTCAGCCCGCCGCAGCTCACGGGACGCTCGCGATGTCCACTCCCGAGAGCGGCGCCACGGTGCGCGAGCCGCTGACGTCGGTGGCGCTGTACTTCACGGAGAAGGTCGGCGCCAACGCCTACTTCACGATCACCGCGCCGAACGGCGTCCGCGTCGACAACGGCTGGGCGTACGGGGAGCCGAAGGCGCTGACCAAGCCGGTGCGGGAGTACTTCCTGGTCGACGGCCAGTTCCAGCCACGCGAGTACGCGACTGGGTTTCCGGCGGTGGTGTCGGTCGCGCACCTGCCGGCGGCCGGCCAGTACTCGGTGAGCTACCTGTCGTTGGCCTCCGACGGTGACGCGGTGCGCGGCACGATGACGTTCCGCTACACCGGCCGTGCGACCACGGCGCCGCAGGGTTGGCAACCGCCGACCCAGCAGCCCGACCCCGCGCTTATCGCCGCCATCGACAGGCACGCGTCCTCGGGGCAGGAGCCGGTGGCCTCGGCGGCGCCCGCGGGATCACCAGCCACACCGCAGGCGGCCCCCGCCGCGCCCTCGGATGAGGGAAGCGGCCCGGGCGCGCTTGTCTGGATCGGCGGGGCGGTCGCGGTTCTGGCGGCGGTGGCGGGATTCGTCGTCTGGCGTCGTCGCACGTCCCCCGCCAGTGGACCGCCCGGTCGGGCCCGCGCGTCGAAGGCTCCGGCCGGCCGGGGTGGTCGCGTCGCTTCCTCGGCACGCAAGCCCGTCGCGGGCAGGAGCACGGCGACCACCGGCAAGAGCACGGCGACCACCGGCAAGAGCACGGCGACCACCGGCAAGAGCACGGCGACCACCGGCAAGAGCACGGCGACCACCGGCAGGAGCACGGCGACCACCGGCGGCAGTCGCGCGGCCACCGGTTCCGGCGGCCGGCAGCGAGGCGCCGCCGTGCCGGCGGCACGTGGGAGCGGCGCGCTCGCCGCCGCCCGGAGTTCCGTCGCGGTCGAGGCCGCGCCACGGCCGGCGCCGTCCGCGCAGGCCCTGGCCACACCTGAGGACGCGTCGCCCGCCGAGCGGTCGGAGCCCGAGACGCAGGACACCACTGCGGTACGCGGGTCACGGCTGACCAACACCCATCTGGCGCTGCTCGTCGGCGGGCTGGTGATGGCCCTGCTGGCCGGCTTCGGGCTCGCCCGCATCGGCGCCGGTGGCGCGTCGCCGGCCGGTGACGCTCGCCGGCCCGCGGCCCCCGCCGGGGTGCCGGCCGGCTCCGGGGAAGCCCTGTCGGCCGGGAACGGGCACGACCACGCGCCCGGGACCGGCCCGCACTCGCATCCGGGAGACGTCAGCGCGGGTGAGACGCTGGCGACCGGGACGACGGTGAGCGCGGGCGGCTACACGTTGCAGCCCCTGGAGCGGACCCAACCGCCAGGTGTACGCGCGGACTACCGGTTCCGGATCGTCGGGACCGACCGGCAGCCGGCGACGCGGTTCGCCGTCGTGCACGAGAAGCCGCTGCACCTGATCGTGGTGGGGCGCGACCTGGGCGGCTACCAGCACCTGCACCCGACGATGGCGCCCGACGGCACCTGGAGCGTCCCGCTGACCCTGGCCCGGCCTGGCGGCTACCGCGTCTTCGCCGACTTCTCCGTCGCCGCCCCGGACGGTCGACAGGTGCCCCTCGTGTTGGGCGTCGACCACCACGTGCCGGGCGCGTACGCCCCGGCCGCGTTGCCACCGGCTCAGGCGCAGGCGACGGCCGGGCCGTTCACGGTGTCGATGACCGGGACGCCCACGGCCGGGGTGACGGCACCGGTGCGGTTCCAGCTCACGCGCACCGACGCCGCCGGGCCGGCCCAGCCGCAGCGGTACCTGGGCGCGTACGGGCACCTGGTCGTCGTTCGCGAGGGTGACCTCGGGTACGTGCACGTCCACCCGGAGCAGGATCTCGTCGACGGCGCTGTCGCGTTCTGGCTGACCGTCCCCAGCTCCGGCCGGTACCGGGCCTTCTTCGACTTCCAGGTCGACGGGAAGGTCCACACCGCCGAGTACACGATCAACCTGCCCTGA
- a CDS encoding ArsR/SmtB family transcription factor, which produces MAVVGTAETAMPAISPLAGEPIKRADAERLAGVLKAFADPARLRLLSLIQAAPEGEASVTDLTAPLNLSQPTVSHHLRILTEAGLIEREKRGVWAYYRIVPSAIAAIADLLTPPRKRPTKKTR; this is translated from the coding sequence ATGGCTGTCGTGGGAACTGCCGAGACTGCCATGCCTGCCATCTCACCGCTCGCCGGTGAGCCGATCAAACGCGCGGATGCCGAGCGGCTCGCGGGGGTGCTGAAGGCGTTCGCCGATCCGGCCCGACTGCGCCTGCTCAGCCTGATCCAGGCCGCCCCGGAGGGCGAGGCCTCGGTCACCGACCTCACCGCGCCGCTCAACCTCTCTCAGCCGACCGTGAGTCATCACCTGCGGATCCTCACCGAGGCCGGTCTGATCGAGCGCGAGAAGCGCGGTGTCTGGGCGTATTACCGCATCGTGCCGTCGGCGATCGCGGCGATCGCCGACCTGCTGACGCCGCCCCGCAAACGGCCGACGAAGAAGACCCGCTGA
- a CDS encoding SAM-dependent methyltransferase, whose protein sequence is MTSHGADLSAAERIDTSVAHPARRYNYLLGGKDNFAADRESGDALAAAMPTIRLSAVENRMFLQRAVRFLAQRGVRQFLDIGTGIPTADNTHEVAQAIDPSARVVYVDNDPIVLAHARALLSSTPQGRTAYLDADLREPDSILAHPDLRTTLDLTQPVALMLVAILHFIRDDEDPKGILDRLIAALPSGSYVVASHVTWEYLPPVVTAQLEANNRDGRFRARSTEQFTALLDGLELVEPGIVSVARWHADDAPQPRPSVQDVSFNAAVARVR, encoded by the coding sequence ATGACGTCACACGGTGCAGACCTTTCGGCGGCCGAGCGGATCGACACCTCCGTCGCGCACCCGGCCCGCAGGTACAACTACCTGTTGGGTGGCAAGGACAACTTCGCCGCCGACCGGGAGTCCGGCGACGCGCTCGCTGCCGCGATGCCCACCATCCGGCTCTCCGCCGTGGAGAACCGGATGTTCCTGCAACGCGCGGTGCGCTTCCTGGCGCAGCGTGGCGTCCGGCAGTTCCTGGACATCGGGACCGGCATCCCGACCGCCGACAACACCCACGAGGTCGCCCAGGCCATCGACCCGTCGGCACGGGTGGTCTACGTCGACAACGACCCGATCGTCCTGGCCCACGCCCGCGCGCTGCTGTCCAGCACCCCCCAGGGGCGGACGGCCTACCTCGACGCCGACCTGCGGGAACCCGACTCGATCCTCGCCCACCCGGATCTGCGTACGACACTGGACCTGACCCAGCCCGTCGCGCTGATGCTGGTGGCCATCCTGCACTTCATCCGCGACGACGAGGACCCCAAGGGCATCCTCGATCGGCTCATCGCGGCGCTGCCGTCCGGCAGCTACGTGGTCGCCTCGCACGTGACCTGGGAATACCTGCCGCCCGTTGTCACCGCCCAGCTCGAAGCCAACAACCGCGACGGCCGTTTCCGGGCCCGGAGCACCGAGCAGTTCACGGCGCTCCTCGACGGGTTGGAGCTCGTCGAGCCCGGCATCGTGTCCGTGGCGCGGTGGCACGCCGACGACGCGCCGCAGCCGCGTCCGTCGGTGCAGGACGTGTCGTTCAACGCCGCCGTCGCCCGGGTCCGGTGA
- a CDS encoding PaaX family transcriptional regulator — MASPFTIEEIYPDDGDDAPRLPRRQAGSSPQDLAVTLLADYTLRHRAWIPSAALVALLAESGVSTAGARAAISRLARRGVLEGSREGRRSSYRISRAAAANLSSGGSWILAATTEVAAWDGCWTIVAFSLPQDRSTQRRALRGQLRWLGYAPLYDGLWISPYELSALGRAQLARFTLGAVTVFRGPQAALDVIGQRAPIDAWDVEAIGRHYEEFLRLWTPLVPRLRSGGVDGTAAVRARTEVMDTFRRFPTLDPRLPLDLLPAGWLRQPARDLFEAVYDGLAEPAARHVRSVVARFADGTQPGIQAHTTADLLAGVRDAEPAPDRGGGSAAVESCAT, encoded by the coding sequence GTGGCAAGCCCCTTCACCATCGAGGAGATCTATCCCGACGACGGGGACGACGCGCCGCGGCTGCCCCGACGGCAGGCAGGCAGCTCGCCGCAGGATCTCGCGGTGACCCTGCTGGCCGACTACACCCTGCGGCACCGCGCGTGGATCCCGTCCGCCGCCCTCGTCGCGCTGCTCGCCGAGTCCGGGGTGAGCACGGCCGGCGCGCGTGCCGCGATCAGCCGCCTGGCCCGTCGCGGCGTGCTGGAGGGCAGCCGGGAGGGGCGGCGCAGCTCCTACCGGATCAGCCGCGCCGCCGCCGCGAACCTGTCCAGCGGAGGCAGTTGGATCCTGGCCGCCACCACCGAGGTCGCCGCGTGGGACGGATGCTGGACGATCGTCGCCTTCTCGCTGCCGCAGGATCGCAGCACCCAGCGGCGGGCCCTGCGTGGCCAACTCCGCTGGCTCGGGTACGCGCCGTTGTACGACGGGCTGTGGATCTCGCCGTACGAACTGAGCGCGCTGGGCAGGGCGCAGCTCGCCCGGTTCACCCTCGGCGCCGTCACGGTGTTTCGCGGGCCACAGGCCGCGCTCGACGTGATCGGCCAGCGCGCTCCCATCGACGCCTGGGACGTCGAGGCGATCGGTAGGCACTACGAGGAGTTCCTGCGACTGTGGACGCCCCTGGTGCCGAGGCTGCGATCCGGGGGCGTCGACGGCACGGCGGCGGTGCGGGCGCGTACCGAGGTGATGGACACCTTCCGACGGTTCCCCACCCTCGATCCCCGGTTGCCGCTCGACCTGCTGCCGGCCGGCTGGCTCCGACAACCGGCGCGGGACCTGTTCGAGGCCGTCTACGACGGCCTCGCCGAACCTGCCGCGCGCCACGTCCGGTCGGTCGTCGCGCGGTTCGCCGACGGCACGCAGCCCGGCATCCAGGCGCACACCACCGCCGACCTCCTGGCCGGGGTACGCGATGCGGAACCGGCTCCGGACCGGGGCGGCGGGTCGGCGGCGGTCGAGAGCTGCGCGACCTGA
- a CDS encoding extracellular catalytic domain type 1 short-chain-length polyhydroxyalkanoate depolymerase, with product MKIRRKLLLGLVTSLAAAALVAPTLQPAYAASLTEVTAFGDNPGRMRMHVYVPDTRPTRPAVVVAMHGCGGSGPGFYSGSEFAAQADRYGFIVIYPSATQQAGFGNCFDTWSDAAKRRGGGSDPVSIISMVRYAQQQYGADPDRVYATGSSSGGMMTNHMLALYPDVFKAGAAFMGVPYNCFANAADYPPTSSQCTGGNMNRTPQQWGDAVRQAYPGYSGPRPRVQLWHGTSDTLVPYSLLQETIEQWTDVFGLSQTPTSTDTPQTNWNRRRYADANGTVQVEAYSIQGAGHSLPAGGMAAAAVAFFGLTAPPATSSPTATPSPTATPSPTTTPSPTLTPSPTTTPSPTTTPSPTVTPTPPPGSGACRVSAAINAWNTGLTENITITNTGTGAVNGWSLVFTLPGGQSITSGWNASYSPASGQVTARNVAYNASIGPNGSVTIGFQATHTGNTARPGSFTLNGAACTIA from the coding sequence GTGAAGATCCGAAGGAAACTGCTGCTCGGCCTGGTCACGTCGCTGGCGGCGGCCGCCCTGGTGGCACCCACGCTCCAGCCCGCGTACGCCGCGTCGCTCACCGAGGTGACAGCCTTCGGCGACAACCCGGGCCGGATGCGCATGCACGTCTACGTGCCCGACACCCGCCCGACCAGGCCCGCGGTCGTGGTGGCCATGCACGGCTGTGGAGGGTCGGGCCCCGGCTTCTACTCCGGCAGCGAGTTCGCCGCCCAGGCCGACAGGTACGGATTCATCGTCATCTACCCGAGCGCGACCCAGCAGGCCGGATTCGGCAACTGCTTCGACACCTGGTCGGATGCCGCCAAGCGCCGTGGTGGCGGCAGCGACCCGGTGTCGATCATCTCGATGGTCCGCTACGCGCAGCAGCAGTACGGCGCCGACCCCGACCGGGTGTACGCCACCGGCAGCTCCTCCGGCGGCATGATGACCAACCACATGCTGGCCCTCTACCCCGACGTGTTCAAGGCCGGCGCGGCGTTCATGGGAGTCCCCTACAACTGCTTCGCCAACGCGGCGGACTACCCACCCACGAGCAGCCAGTGCACCGGCGGGAACATGAACAGGACCCCGCAGCAGTGGGGTGACGCGGTCCGCCAGGCCTACCCCGGCTACTCCGGACCCCGCCCGCGCGTGCAGTTGTGGCACGGCACCAGCGACACCCTCGTGCCGTACTCGCTGCTTCAGGAGACGATCGAGCAGTGGACAGACGTGTTCGGGCTCAGCCAGACACCCACCTCCACCGACACGCCGCAGACCAACTGGAACCGACGGCGGTACGCGGACGCGAACGGGACCGTCCAGGTCGAGGCGTACAGCATCCAGGGCGCCGGGCACAGCCTGCCCGCCGGCGGCATGGCTGCCGCCGCGGTCGCCTTCTTCGGCCTGACCGCGCCGCCCGCGACCTCCAGCCCGACCGCGACGCCCAGCCCGACCGCGACGCCCAGCCCGACCACGACACCCAGCCCGACCCTGACACCCAGCCCGACCACGACACCCAGCCCGACCACGACACCCAGCCCGACCGTCACGCCCACGCCGCCGCCGGGGTCCGGCGCGTGCCGGGTGAGCGCCGCCATCAACGCCTGGAACACCGGCCTGACCGAGAACATCACCATCACCAACACTGGTACCGGCGCCGTCAACGGCTGGTCGCTCGTCTTCACCCTGCCGGGTGGGCAGAGCATCACCTCGGGCTGGAACGCCTCCTACTCCCCCGCGTCGGGGCAGGTGACGGCCAGGAACGTCGCCTACAACGCCAGCATCGGACCGAACGGATCGGTAACCATCGGCTTCCAGGCCACGCACACCGGCAACACCGCCCGGCCGGGTTCGTTCACCCTCAACGGGGCGGCCTGCACGATCGCCTGA
- a CDS encoding dihydrofolate reductase family protein, translating to MAKVISTLFISADGVAEIDPDWHFPYFDDNMGRAVTEDYDTSDVLLIGRVTYDSFAGAWPDREAAGGEDAGFAKQLGDVRKVVVSRQPLEFSWRNSEVVDGDLPAAVAALKADAGIKGILIPGSISVVQQLLAAGLVDELRLLVHPVAARKGRRLFDDGDTPYHLRVTASEVFPTGVLRVIYAPTDAPGAAGYDDAKEQLSAGN from the coding sequence ATGGCGAAGGTCATCTCCACGCTGTTCATCTCGGCCGACGGCGTGGCCGAGATCGACCCCGACTGGCACTTCCCGTACTTCGACGACAACATGGGCCGCGCCGTCACCGAGGACTACGACACCTCCGACGTGCTGCTCATCGGCCGGGTGACCTACGACAGCTTCGCCGGCGCCTGGCCCGACCGGGAGGCGGCGGGCGGCGAGGACGCCGGGTTCGCCAAGCAGCTCGGTGACGTGCGCAAGGTGGTCGTCTCCCGCCAACCACTGGAGTTCTCCTGGCGCAACTCGGAGGTCGTCGACGGCGATCTGCCGGCGGCCGTCGCCGCGCTCAAGGCCGACGCCGGTATCAAGGGCATCCTCATCCCCGGGTCGATCTCCGTGGTGCAGCAGCTCCTCGCCGCAGGGCTTGTCGACGAGCTGCGTCTGCTGGTGCACCCGGTGGCGGCGCGTAAGGGCCGCCGGCTGTTCGACGACGGCGACACGCCGTACCACCTGCGGGTGACGGCGAGCGAGGTCTTCCCGACGGGCGTGCTCCGCGTGATCTACGCGCCGACCGACGCGCCAGGCGCAGCCGGCTACGACGACGCCAAGGAGCAGCTGTCCGCGGGTAACTAG